A DNA window from Niabella yanshanensis contains the following coding sequences:
- a CDS encoding 2'-5' RNA ligase family protein: protein MQELITTYNPLNDYRLIIDPAQAIKKKIAEIKTLFDEQYKGLVIAGGQAFIYLAEFSDYEVNEQATTDRIDRIALGSMPFKLHLKNFGELEQREIYIGIENLIPLQLLSDQVAATLSRVPEARINKIPRVTVAKGLQVFQFKKSWEEYEKKSFSATFIANEMLLLKRMEGFSSWQILKRMRFQNLVITY, encoded by the coding sequence ATGCAGGAATTAATAACCACATATAACCCTTTAAATGATTACCGGTTAATCATTGATCCTGCGCAAGCAATTAAGAAGAAAATTGCAGAGATAAAGACATTGTTTGATGAGCAATATAAAGGATTGGTAATTGCGGGCGGGCAGGCTTTTATTTATCTGGCTGAATTTAGTGACTATGAGGTCAACGAACAGGCAACCACCGATCGGATTGACAGGATTGCCTTGGGATCAATGCCCTTTAAATTGCATCTCAAGAATTTTGGTGAACTTGAGCAAAGGGAAATTTATATAGGAATCGAAAACCTGATACCTCTCCAGCTTTTATCTGATCAGGTGGCGGCAACTCTTTCGCGGGTCCCGGAGGCGCGGATCAATAAGATACCCCGGGTGACTGTTGCTAAAGGGCTCCAGGTTTTTCAATTTAAAAAAAGCTGGGAGGAGTATGAGAAGAAGAGCTTCTCCGCTACGTTCATTGCCAACGAAATGTTGCTGCTGAAGCGTATGGAAGGCTTCAGTAGCTGGCAAATATTGAAAAGAATGAGATTTCAGAATCTCGTTATCACCTACTAG
- a CDS encoding acyltransferase family protein: MKIRYRSLDIFRGATVCLMILVNNPGSWSQIFAPLKHAPWHGLTPTDLVFPFFLFAVGNAMAFVLPRLKEQGPGVFWRKVIKRSVLIFAIGLFLNWYPFVRWHEGSLEFISWVNQHNNEKGVRIFGVLQRIAVCYFFASAIVFYLKPKAAWLFSLMLLLVYWAICLLGNPSDPYSLEGWFGTNVDKLILGIPHMYKGEGVAFDPEGLLSTIPAIVEVIFGFFVGSYIKNTASSTEPSAIYKMLTGLFVAGVALLLTGFCWDMVFPINKKIWTSSYTVYTVGLAIITLSTMIYLIEVKNYKGFPTRFFEVFGKNALFIFSLSAFLPKTAGLFTSDEGVNFWNFLYRKIYVNIPGDPKLGSLMYALTVIIFMWAICWWLDKKKIYIKV, from the coding sequence ATGAAGATACGCTACCGTTCTTTAGACATTTTCAGAGGCGCCACTGTTTGCCTCATGATCCTGGTAAATAACCCCGGCAGCTGGTCACAGATTTTCGCCCCGCTAAAACATGCTCCCTGGCATGGCCTTACGCCAACAGACCTGGTTTTCCCATTTTTCCTTTTTGCTGTTGGCAATGCTATGGCATTTGTATTGCCGCGGTTAAAAGAACAGGGCCCCGGTGTATTCTGGAGAAAAGTAATTAAACGTTCGGTCCTCATTTTTGCTATCGGTCTTTTTTTGAACTGGTACCCATTTGTAAGGTGGCACGAGGGTAGCCTGGAATTTATTAGCTGGGTAAACCAGCATAACAACGAAAAAGGGGTGCGTATTTTTGGCGTTTTACAACGTATCGCCGTATGCTACTTCTTTGCTTCAGCCATTGTTTTTTACCTGAAGCCCAAAGCAGCCTGGCTCTTCTCATTGATGCTCTTGCTGGTATACTGGGCCATTTGCCTGCTGGGTAATCCGTCAGACCCCTACAGCCTGGAGGGTTGGTTTGGCACCAATGTAGATAAACTCATCCTTGGTATTCCGCATATGTATAAAGGAGAAGGTGTAGCTTTTGACCCCGAAGGATTATTAAGCACCATACCCGCTATTGTTGAAGTGATTTTTGGCTTTTTTGTAGGATCGTATATTAAGAATACTGCGAGCTCAACAGAGCCTTCGGCTATTTATAAAATGCTGACCGGTTTATTTGTTGCAGGAGTGGCATTGCTTCTTACTGGGTTTTGCTGGGATATGGTTTTTCCTATTAATAAAAAGATATGGACCAGTTCCTATACAGTATATACCGTTGGGCTCGCCATAATCACCCTAAGCACTATGATCTATTTGATCGAAGTGAAAAACTACAAAGGCTTCCCTACCCGTTTTTTTGAAGTATTTGGCAAGAATGCCCTGTTTATTTTTTCTCTGAGCGCTTTTTTACCTAAAACTGCCGGTCTTTTCACCTCGGATGAGGGGGTTAATTTCTGGAACTTTCTTTACAGGAAGATCTATGTCAATATCCCGGGTGATCCAAAATTAGGGTCTTTGATGTATGCATTAACCGTTATCATTTTTATGTGGGCGATTTGCTGGTGGCTGGATAAGAAGAAGATCTATATAAAGGTCTAG
- the rfbB gene encoding dTDP-glucose 4,6-dehydratase, translating into MAKKTIVITGGAGFIGSHVVRLFVTKYPDYKIVNLDALTYAGNLENLKDIQDQPNYIFEKANIVDAEAVKAVFQKHNPDGVIHLAAESHVDRSITSPLDFVYTNVIGTVNLLNATKELWKDNYEGKRFHHVSTDEVYGALGDTGFFTEETSYDPHSPYSASKASSDHFVYAYADTYGLPVVLTNCSNNYGPNHFPEKLIPLMIHNIINNKPLPVYGDGKYTRDWLYVIDHARAIDLVFHEGKGSEKYNVGGFNEWKNIDLVKLLCQQMDEKLGREAGTSEQLITFVKDRPGHDLRYAIDATKINKELGWSPSVTFEEGLSKTIDWFLSNKEWLENVTSGDYQNYYNKQYAE; encoded by the coding sequence ATGGCTAAAAAGACCATTGTTATTACGGGTGGGGCTGGTTTTATTGGCTCACATGTGGTGAGATTATTTGTAACTAAGTATCCTGACTATAAAATAGTGAACCTTGATGCCCTTACTTACGCGGGTAACCTTGAGAATCTGAAAGACATTCAGGATCAGCCCAACTATATTTTTGAAAAAGCCAATATTGTAGACGCTGAAGCAGTGAAAGCTGTTTTTCAAAAGCATAATCCCGATGGCGTTATTCACCTTGCCGCTGAAAGTCATGTAGACCGATCAATCACCTCTCCATTAGATTTTGTATATACGAATGTAATCGGTACGGTAAACCTGTTGAACGCTACCAAAGAGCTGTGGAAGGACAATTATGAGGGCAAAAGATTTCATCATGTATCAACTGATGAGGTATACGGCGCTTTAGGGGATACCGGTTTTTTCACAGAAGAGACTTCTTACGATCCTCATTCTCCTTATTCTGCATCTAAAGCTTCTTCAGATCATTTTGTATACGCTTATGCTGATACTTATGGTCTTCCTGTAGTTTTAACCAACTGCTCCAACAATTATGGACCTAACCATTTCCCGGAGAAGTTAATTCCGCTGATGATTCATAATATCATCAACAATAAGCCGCTTCCGGTTTATGGAGATGGTAAGTACACCCGGGATTGGTTGTATGTAATTGACCATGCAAGAGCCATCGACCTGGTTTTCCATGAAGGGAAAGGCAGTGAGAAGTACAATGTGGGAGGCTTTAATGAGTGGAAGAATATTGATTTGGTAAAGCTGCTTTGCCAACAAATGGATGAAAAATTGGGCCGTGAAGCAGGCACCAGTGAGCAACTGATCACTTTTGTAAAAGACCGTCCCGGTCACGATTTACGATACGCGATCGACGCCACCAAAATCAACAAAGAATTAGGCTGGTCTCCTTCCGTAACCTTTGAAGAAGGTTTGTCCAAAACCATCGACTGGTTTTTAAGCAATAAAGAATGGCTTGAAAATGTAACCAGTGGTGATTATCAGAACTATTATAATAAACAGTACGCAGAATAA
- the rfbA gene encoding glucose-1-phosphate thymidylyltransferase RfbA: MKGIILAGGSGTRLYPITKAISKQLMPIYDKPMIYYPLSVLMMAGINEVLIITTPEDNAGFQRLLGDGSRIGCRFEYAVQEVPNGLAQAFVIGAEFIGNDKVALVLGDNIFYGSGLGTQLKKLTDVEGGYVFAYQVSDPERYGVVEFDDNRKAISIEEKPQQPKSNFAVPGLYFYDNSVVDIARQLEPSARGEYEITDVNKIYLKEEKLHVAVLDRGTAWLDTGTFDSLTDAAEFVRVIEKRQGTKIGCIEEIAWRNGFITKEKLNVLGDELIKSGYGEYLKKLL, from the coding sequence ATGAAAGGAATTATCCTGGCCGGCGGATCCGGTACGCGCTTATATCCCATTACGAAGGCTATCAGTAAGCAGCTAATGCCTATTTATGATAAGCCGATGATCTATTATCCCTTGTCTGTATTAATGATGGCAGGTATCAACGAGGTGTTAATTATTACTACTCCGGAGGATAATGCCGGTTTTCAAAGATTATTAGGAGATGGATCCCGAATTGGTTGCAGGTTTGAGTATGCGGTGCAGGAAGTGCCTAACGGCCTGGCGCAAGCTTTTGTTATTGGGGCCGAATTTATCGGAAATGATAAGGTCGCTCTTGTTTTAGGAGATAATATTTTTTATGGATCTGGTTTAGGAACCCAGCTAAAGAAATTAACAGATGTAGAGGGCGGGTATGTTTTTGCCTACCAGGTAAGCGATCCCGAGAGATACGGCGTAGTTGAGTTTGATGACAACAGGAAGGCCATTTCTATAGAAGAAAAGCCTCAACAGCCTAAATCCAATTTTGCAGTTCCGGGACTTTATTTTTATGACAATTCTGTTGTTGACATTGCGCGGCAGTTAGAACCTTCAGCCCGCGGCGAATATGAAATTACAGATGTAAACAAAATTTACCTGAAGGAGGAGAAGCTACATGTTGCAGTTTTGGACAGGGGTACCGCCTGGCTGGATACAGGAACCTTCGACTCGTTAACCGATGCCGCCGAATTTGTTCGGGTGATTGAAAAACGGCAGGGAACTAAAATAGGATGTATAGAAGAGATAGCCTGGCGTAACGGGTTCATTACGAAAGAGAAACTGAATGTTTTAGGCGATGAGTTGATTAAAAGCGGTTATGGTGAATATCTAAAAAAACTATTATAA
- a CDS encoding UDP-glucose dehydrogenase family protein, translating to MKIAVVGTGYVGLVTGTCFAETGNVVNCVDVNKAKIDQLKKGKCPIYEPGLDVLLQRNIKEKRILFTTDLKAAIDKSDIIFLALPTPPGEDGSADLKYILNVAEDLSEIIKEYKVIVNKSTVPVGTAEKVAEVLGRKLAPELFDVVSNPEFLREGIAVDDFLKPDRVVIGTSSDRARDVMNELYQPFVRQGNPIYFMDERSSEMTKYVANSYLAMRISYMNEVANLCELTGANVDLVRIGIGSDSRIGKRFLFPGIGYGGSCFPKDVLALHHTSKQNKYDFKLLDTVMKVNKNQKKVLFGKIKRFYKNSLKGKKFAMWGLAFKPETDDIRDAPALELINEILNAGAEVTVFDPEAMANVKAIFGNKIKYARDQYTGLKEADALLIVTEWSEFRNPDFERMVKNLKSKVVFDGRNVYSLEKMEELGFYYNSIGRKIVNGKN from the coding sequence ATGAAAATAGCTGTAGTCGGAACAGGTTATGTAGGGTTAGTAACCGGGACCTGTTTTGCTGAAACCGGAAATGTTGTAAACTGTGTCGATGTAAACAAAGCAAAAATTGACCAGTTGAAAAAAGGGAAATGTCCTATATATGAACCGGGGTTGGATGTATTGCTGCAGCGAAACATAAAAGAAAAACGCATTCTTTTCACTACAGACCTGAAAGCGGCAATAGATAAATCGGATATCATCTTTTTGGCGCTACCTACTCCTCCGGGGGAGGATGGTTCTGCTGACCTTAAATATATTTTGAATGTAGCCGAAGATCTGTCGGAGATCATCAAAGAATATAAAGTAATCGTAAATAAAAGCACTGTTCCTGTGGGGACTGCGGAGAAAGTGGCGGAAGTCCTTGGAAGAAAGCTGGCACCCGAACTTTTTGATGTAGTGTCCAACCCCGAATTTTTACGGGAAGGTATTGCTGTCGACGACTTTTTAAAGCCCGACAGGGTGGTCATTGGCACTTCTTCTGATCGCGCGCGTGACGTAATGAATGAGCTGTATCAGCCATTTGTACGCCAGGGCAATCCAATCTATTTTATGGATGAGCGCAGCTCAGAAATGACCAAATATGTAGCCAATTCTTACCTGGCCATGCGTATTTCTTATATGAACGAGGTGGCTAATCTTTGTGAACTAACAGGAGCTAATGTTGACCTGGTTCGTATTGGTATCGGTAGCGATAGCCGAATTGGTAAGCGGTTTCTTTTCCCGGGCATAGGGTATGGGGGAAGTTGCTTTCCAAAAGATGTATTAGCGCTTCATCATACGTCAAAGCAAAATAAGTACGACTTTAAGCTGCTTGACACGGTGATGAAGGTGAATAAAAACCAGAAGAAAGTTTTGTTCGGAAAAATAAAAAGGTTCTACAAGAATAGCCTGAAAGGTAAAAAATTCGCGATGTGGGGCTTGGCATTTAAACCCGAAACTGACGACATCAGGGATGCCCCGGCCCTGGAACTAATTAATGAGATTTTGAATGCTGGCGCTGAAGTTACCGTTTTCGATCCTGAAGCAATGGCCAATGTAAAAGCTATATTTGGTAATAAAATCAAATATGCGAGAGATCAGTACACGGGCTTGAAAGAGGCAGATGCTTTATTAATCGTTACAGAATGGAGCGAGTTCAGAAATCCTGATTTTGAGCGTATGGTGAAAAATCTGAAGTCTAAGGTAGTATTTGACGGAAGAAATGTATACAGCCTGGAAAAAATGGAAGAGCTGGGATTTTATTACAATAGTATCGGGCGTAAAATTGTCAACGGTAAAAACTAA
- a CDS encoding UDP-glucuronic acid decarboxylase family protein — MKKRVLITGAAGFLGSHLCDRFIKEGYHVIAMDNLITGDLKNLEHLFPNPDFEFYHHDVTKYIHVPGSLDYILHFASPASPIDYLKIPIQTLKVGAMGTHNCLGLAKAKGARILVASTSEVYGDPLIHPQTEEYWGNVNPVGPRGVYDEAKRYMESITMAYHTFHKVETRIIRIFNTYGPRMRLNDGRALPAFIGQALRGENITVFGDGSQTRSFCYVSDLVEGIYRLLLSDYVNPVNIGNPDEISLKDFAEEVLSLTGNAVKIIYKPLPVDDPKQRKPDITKAKAILNWEPKVNRAEGLKDTYNYFKSLPPEEWFKQPKEFVSSK, encoded by the coding sequence ATGAAGAAAAGAGTATTAATTACAGGAGCCGCCGGCTTTTTGGGCTCTCACCTGTGCGACCGGTTTATAAAAGAAGGCTATCATGTAATAGCTATGGACAACCTGATCACCGGTGACCTGAAAAACCTGGAACATCTTTTTCCCAATCCGGATTTCGAGTTTTATCACCATGACGTTACTAAATACATACATGTTCCGGGAAGCTTAGATTATATTCTGCATTTTGCGTCTCCGGCCAGCCCGATAGACTATCTCAAAATTCCCATACAAACACTGAAAGTGGGCGCCATGGGTACGCACAATTGCCTGGGTTTGGCTAAAGCCAAAGGAGCCCGCATTCTGGTAGCGTCTACCAGCGAGGTTTACGGAGATCCGCTCATTCATCCTCAAACTGAGGAATATTGGGGAAATGTGAACCCAGTCGGCCCAAGAGGGGTATATGATGAAGCCAAACGATATATGGAGTCGATTACCATGGCTTATCATACCTTTCATAAAGTCGAAACACGCATCATTCGGATTTTTAATACCTATGGCCCGCGTATGCGCCTGAATGATGGTCGCGCACTTCCGGCATTCATTGGCCAGGCTTTAAGGGGTGAAAATATTACTGTTTTTGGCGATGGGTCTCAAACCCGTAGCTTTTGCTATGTAAGCGACCTGGTTGAAGGTATATATCGTTTATTGTTAAGCGATTATGTAAATCCGGTTAACATTGGTAACCCGGATGAGATTTCACTTAAAGATTTTGCTGAAGAAGTATTGTCTTTGACGGGCAATGCGGTAAAAATTATTTACAAACCATTGCCGGTGGATGATCCCAAACAAAGAAAACCAGATATCACCAAGGCAAAAGCCATCCTTAATTGGGAGCCGAAGGTAAACCGCGCGGAAGGGCTGAAGGATACCTACAACTATTTTAAGTCGTTACCACCTGAAGAATGGTTTAAACAACCCAAGGAATTTGTGTCGTCTAAATAA
- a CDS encoding RNA polymerase sigma factor, translated as MEKEKEFSDLLVDNAGFLKPFAVNLTKNNETANDLYQETLYKALANKEKYNSGTNIKAWLFTIMRNIFINDYRRNAKRRTVFDNTPEDYLINLRQVSVANSAESSLRQKEIEAAVEALPETFKVPFKLYFEGYKYQEISEYLDEPLGTIKSRIHFARKLLKEQINRY; from the coding sequence ATGGAAAAAGAAAAAGAGTTCAGCGATTTATTGGTTGACAATGCAGGGTTTTTGAAACCCTTTGCTGTTAACCTTACAAAAAATAACGAGACGGCGAACGACCTTTACCAGGAGACCCTGTATAAGGCGCTGGCAAATAAAGAAAAGTACAATTCGGGTACTAATATCAAGGCATGGTTATTTACGATCATGCGTAATATATTTATTAACGATTATCGTCGTAATGCTAAACGCAGAACGGTTTTCGATAATACACCCGAAGATTACCTCATCAATTTGAGGCAGGTGTCTGTAGCTAATTCGGCAGAAAGCAGTTTGAGGCAGAAAGAAATTGAAGCAGCAGTGGAAGCGCTTCCTGAAACTTTTAAAGTGCCTTTTAAATTATATTTTGAAGGGTATAAATACCAGGAAATTTCTGAATACCTGGATGAACCGCTGGGTACAATAAAGAGTCGCATTCACTTTGCGCGCAAGTTATTAAAAGAGCAGATCAACAGATATTAA
- a CDS encoding DUF417 family protein, whose amino-acid sequence MENLFRFFASWQSLFVDFLRIAIFIVMAWIGGLKAFQYEADGIVPFVTNSPLMSFFYKNSGKTAINSEGKTVPQYTVYKNAEGQTVQKNIDWHKDNRTYIFSYGLGSVILLIGMLVLAGIWFPRIGFWGGLLTAGMSVVTLSFLITTPEVYVPDLGGDFPTPQHGFPYLSGAGRLVLKDIIMMAAGLVIAADSARTTLKGSITH is encoded by the coding sequence ATGGAAAATTTATTCAGGTTTTTTGCTTCATGGCAAAGCCTATTTGTCGACTTTTTAAGAATAGCAATATTTATCGTAATGGCCTGGATAGGAGGTTTGAAGGCATTCCAATATGAAGCCGATGGCATTGTGCCTTTTGTAACTAACAGTCCGCTAATGAGCTTCTTTTACAAAAATTCAGGCAAGACCGCCATCAACAGCGAAGGCAAAACCGTTCCGCAATACACTGTTTACAAAAATGCAGAAGGGCAAACTGTACAAAAAAATATTGACTGGCATAAAGACAACAGGACCTACATTTTTTCGTATGGGTTGGGTTCGGTTATTCTGTTAATCGGTATGTTGGTTCTGGCAGGAATCTGGTTTCCCCGGATCGGCTTTTGGGGAGGCCTTTTAACGGCAGGTATGTCTGTAGTGACTTTATCTTTTTTAATTACCACACCGGAAGTGTACGTACCCGACCTGGGAGGTGACTTTCCTACTCCGCAACATGGATTTCCCTATTTGTCAGGGGCGGGGCGCCTGGTACTAAAAGACATTATTATGATGGCTGCCGGGCTGGTGATAGCAGCAGACAGTGCACGCACTACTTTAAAAGGATCTATTACCCATTAA
- a CDS encoding helix-turn-helix domain-containing protein translates to MNDVIKTERFLHPGSLKELNEAYYLILLFDGAARFSIDFTGYDCTGKSLVFLSPYQLLQWNAGNQPVVDLLRFHGDFYCIEYHKEEVACNGILFNNIYEKPLISVPDVVFEEIATVFQKINAIEDSRQSADLSILRSYLQLILALSSKEKQLDIAANRLAYHDKNSLASFQSLLEKNFIASRAVSFYAAHYGLSVDAFSKQVKKRFGKTPSTLIQERLILESKRLIHLTFKSIKEISTELGFADEFYFSRFFKKAVGVSPKTFREKVGISIAAK, encoded by the coding sequence TTGAACGATGTAATAAAAACAGAGCGTTTTCTCCACCCCGGCAGTTTGAAGGAGCTTAATGAGGCTTACTACCTTATACTTTTATTTGATGGGGCTGCCAGGTTTTCTATAGATTTTACCGGTTATGACTGTACCGGGAAAAGTCTTGTTTTTTTGTCACCTTACCAATTACTTCAATGGAACGCAGGCAATCAACCTGTGGTAGACCTGCTCCGCTTTCACGGAGATTTTTACTGTATCGAATATCACAAAGAAGAAGTTGCCTGTAACGGCATTCTCTTTAACAATATTTATGAAAAACCACTGATTTCCGTACCTGATGTGGTTTTTGAAGAAATAGCTACTGTTTTTCAAAAAATAAATGCTATAGAAGATTCCCGGCAAAGCGCTGATTTATCTATCTTAAGATCGTACCTGCAACTGATACTGGCATTAAGCAGCAAAGAAAAACAATTGGATATTGCTGCAAATCGTCTGGCTTATCATGATAAAAACAGCCTGGCTTCTTTCCAAAGTTTGCTGGAAAAAAATTTTATTGCAAGCAGAGCGGTTTCCTTTTATGCAGCGCATTATGGCTTGTCGGTAGATGCCTTTAGCAAGCAAGTGAAAAAGCGCTTTGGTAAAACTCCATCTACACTTATTCAGGAGCGACTCATACTTGAATCAAAAAGACTGATCCATTTAACCTTTAAAAGCATTAAGGAGATCTCCACCGAGCTGGGATTTGCAGATGAGTTTTATTTTAGCCGTTTCTTTAAAAAAGCGGTGGGCGTGTCCCCAAAAACTTTCCGTGAAAAAGTAGGGATTTCTATTGCGGCAAAATAG
- the recG gene encoding ATP-dependent DNA helicase RecG, whose product MLSSPIAYLKGVGPQRAELLQKELGIFTFNDLLQHFPFRHVDKTKFTPIGEATPADEYLQFAGVLEPFQVIGQNRGRRLVSQIRDKTGTVEVVWFSAINQIQKMLQPGKAYIVYGKLSWFMSKPQLVHPEIEAWSPEKIEGKAYLEPIYPSTEKLKSKNLGGRQLGKLTQLLLPHVKPQDIPENFPQKMIEELKLMPRFDAYQQIHFPQTQKHYEAALRRLKFEEIFLAQMRMNLLRSQRHRFSKGVVFDAVGNYFNTFYNQYLPFELTGAQKRVLKEIRNDTARGKQMNRLLQGDVGSGKTIVALLCMLLAADNGYQSVLMAPTEILARQHFQGIASLLKDMDIGVALLTGSVKAKERKTILPGVAEGRIQLLIGTHAVIEDSVQFQNLGLVIVDEQHRFGVAQRARLWEKNHTPPHVLVMTATPIPRTLAMTAYGDLDYSVIDELPPGRQPIQTVHRLDHDRSNVMDFLKAEIALGRQVYVIFPLIEESDKLDYENLMRGYDEIKTYFPEPQYWISMVHGKQPAIQKEENMRRFVEHDTQIMVSTTVIEVGVNVPNASVMVIESAEKFGLSQLHQLRGRVGRGAEKSYCILLTGKKLGNVARERMKIMTSTNNGFVIAEKDLELRGPGDIEGTRQSGVVDFKLANIVNDRAMVDAAKKVTEEILTDDPDLSKPENAPLKEFLQSQKGKTIWSKIS is encoded by the coding sequence ATATTATCCAGTCCGATTGCCTACCTGAAAGGCGTAGGGCCTCAACGTGCGGAACTGCTACAAAAAGAATTAGGCATTTTTACGTTCAACGACCTGCTGCAGCACTTTCCATTCCGGCACGTAGATAAAACAAAGTTTACGCCTATCGGTGAAGCTACGCCAGCAGATGAGTACCTGCAGTTTGCGGGTGTGCTGGAGCCTTTCCAGGTTATCGGTCAAAACAGGGGGCGCCGGCTTGTTTCCCAGATAAGAGATAAAACCGGAACGGTTGAAGTAGTATGGTTTAGCGCTATTAACCAGATTCAAAAAATGCTGCAACCGGGGAAGGCTTATATTGTTTATGGAAAGCTTTCCTGGTTTATGAGCAAGCCGCAGCTGGTCCACCCCGAAATTGAAGCATGGTCGCCGGAGAAAATAGAAGGTAAGGCCTATTTGGAACCTATTTATCCTTCCACAGAAAAACTCAAATCAAAAAATCTGGGTGGGCGACAATTAGGTAAGCTCACACAACTGTTATTGCCTCATGTGAAGCCACAGGATATTCCTGAGAACTTTCCTCAAAAAATGATTGAAGAGCTGAAGCTCATGCCGCGATTTGACGCTTACCAGCAGATCCATTTTCCCCAAACACAAAAGCACTATGAAGCCGCGTTACGCAGGTTGAAATTCGAAGAGATTTTCCTGGCCCAGATGCGTATGAACCTCTTACGATCGCAACGGCACCGGTTTTCAAAGGGAGTGGTCTTTGATGCTGTGGGCAATTATTTCAATACCTTTTACAATCAGTACCTGCCTTTTGAGTTAACAGGTGCACAAAAGCGGGTGTTAAAAGAAATAAGAAACGATACGGCCCGTGGCAAGCAAATGAACCGCTTACTACAGGGAGATGTAGGCAGCGGTAAAACTATAGTAGCCCTGCTTTGCATGTTGCTGGCGGCAGATAATGGCTATCAATCCGTATTGATGGCGCCTACCGAGATCCTGGCCCGGCAGCATTTCCAGGGTATTGCGTCTCTTTTAAAGGATATGGATATCGGCGTAGCTTTGCTTACAGGCTCGGTGAAAGCAAAAGAAAGGAAAACGATTTTACCGGGCGTTGCTGAGGGGCGCATTCAATTGCTGATTGGCACACATGCCGTAATTGAAGATTCTGTTCAGTTTCAGAACCTGGGATTGGTAATTGTAGATGAACAGCACCGTTTTGGTGTAGCGCAAAGAGCACGGCTTTGGGAGAAAAATCATACTCCGCCACATGTATTGGTAATGACGGCGACACCGATACCCCGTACTTTGGCGATGACGGCTTATGGCGACCTGGATTATAGTGTTATTGATGAGTTACCACCTGGCCGGCAACCTATACAAACGGTGCACCGCCTCGATCACGATCGTAGTAACGTCATGGATTTCTTGAAAGCGGAGATCGCTTTGGGAAGACAGGTATATGTGATCTTCCCGTTGATAGAGGAAAGTGACAAGCTTGATTATGAAAACCTGATGCGGGGCTATGATGAGATCAAAACTTATTTTCCCGAGCCCCAGTACTGGATCAGCATGGTGCACGGCAAACAACCAGCGATACAAAAAGAAGAGAATATGCGACGCTTTGTAGAGCATGATACGCAGATCATGGTTTCTACAACTGTTATTGAGGTAGGTGTGAATGTGCCTAATGCATCCGTTATGGTGATTGAAAGCGCCGAAAAATTTGGTCTCTCTCAATTACATCAGCTGCGCGGCAGGGTAGGACGGGGCGCTGAAAAAAGCTATTGTATTTTGCTTACCGGTAAAAAGCTGGGCAATGTAGCGCGTGAGCGTATGAAGATCATGACCTCCACTAATAATGGTTTTGTTATAGCTGAAAAAGACCTGGAGCTACGTGGTCCGGGCGATATTGAAGGTACCCGTCAAAGCGGTGTGGTAGATTTCAAGCTGGCTAATATTGTCAACGACCGGGCCATGGTGGATGCCGCCAAAAAAGTAACCGAAGAAATACTCACGGATGACCCCGACTTGTCTAAACCCGAAAATGCGCCGTTAAAAGAGTTCCTGCAATCGCAAAAAGGAAAGACCATCTGGAGTAAGATATCCTAA
- a CDS encoding DUF1016 N-terminal domain-containing protein: protein MNNSYKQFLAAVKLQIGEAQIRVVNAANSQMLLLYWSLGQHILQHQPDKGWGQKLSTYWPKT from the coding sequence ATGAACAATAGTTACAAGCAGTTTTTAGCAGCTGTTAAACTTCAGATTGGTGAAGCCCAGATCAGGGTAGTTAATGCAGCCAATAGTCAAATGCTGTTATTATACTGGAGCCTGGGACAACATATTCTGCAACACCAACCGGATAAAGGTTGGGGGCAAAAATTATCGACTTATTGGCCAAAGACTTAA